Proteins found in one Aquibium microcysteis genomic segment:
- the tatC gene encoding twin-arginine translocase subunit TatC, translated as MTSSDDDEIEKSSAPLIEHLIELRTRLMWAIGGFFVAFLVCFFFAKQLFNLLVIPFQWATAWAGLDASQVDLIYTAPQEFFFTQIKLGMFGGLVLAFPLIATQIYKFVAPGLYRNERHAFLPFLIASPILFAIGGALVYFFFTPMVMWFFLSMQQVGPDQEIQISLLPRVSEYLGLIMTLIFSFGLVFQLPVVTSLMARVGLLSAAGLVDKRKYAIVIAFVVAAVLTPPDPVSQIGLALPTILLYEISIILARRIEKTRALAEAAKAKAEADEAAREAAEAQAAAEPKAG; from the coding sequence GTGACTTCCTCCGACGACGACGAGATCGAAAAATCCTCCGCGCCGCTGATCGAGCATCTGATCGAGCTGCGGACGCGCCTGATGTGGGCGATCGGCGGCTTCTTCGTGGCCTTCCTGGTCTGCTTCTTCTTCGCCAAGCAGCTCTTCAACCTTCTGGTCATCCCCTTCCAGTGGGCGACCGCCTGGGCCGGGCTCGACGCGAGCCAGGTGGACCTGATCTACACCGCCCCGCAGGAATTCTTCTTCACCCAGATCAAGCTCGGCATGTTCGGCGGCCTCGTGCTCGCCTTCCCCCTGATCGCCACGCAGATCTACAAGTTCGTCGCGCCGGGCCTCTACAGGAACGAGCGCCACGCCTTCCTGCCGTTCCTGATCGCCTCGCCCATCCTGTTCGCCATCGGCGGTGCGCTGGTCTATTTCTTCTTCACGCCGATGGTCATGTGGTTCTTCCTGTCGATGCAGCAGGTGGGTCCCGACCAGGAGATCCAGATTTCGCTGCTGCCGCGCGTGTCGGAATATCTCGGGCTGATCATGACGCTGATCTTCTCCTTCGGCCTGGTCTTCCAGCTGCCGGTGGTGACGTCGCTGATGGCCCGCGTCGGCCTTCTCTCGGCGGCGGGTCTCGTTGACAAGCGCAAATACGCCATCGTCATCGCCTTCGTCGTCGCCGCCGTGCTGACGCCGCCCGATCCTGTCAGCCAGATCGGCCTCGCGCTGCCGACGATCCTGCTCTACGAGATATCGATCATCCTCGCCCGCCGCATCGAGAAGACCCGGGCGCTCGCCGAAGCGGCGAAGGCGAAGGCCGAGGCGGACGAGGCCGCGCGCGAGGCGGCCGAGGCGCAGGCGGCCGCGGAGCCGAAGGCGGGTTGA
- the serS gene encoding serine--tRNA ligase produces MLDIRWIRENPQALTDALVRRGSSAGQAQSVVDGVIARDEARRSHLTELQQSQERRNAASKEIGNAMRAGDMARAEALKAEVGTIKEFIQNGEARERELDEALRQALAVLPNVPLPDVPEGRDEHANVELRRVGAPRRMDWAKEHWELGEAMGLMDFERAAKLSGARFTVLKGQLARLERALGQFMLDLHTTEHGYTEVVPPLLVKDEALFGTNQLPKFEEDLFFAKHGEARLGLIPTSEVPLTNLVREDIQDVADLPLRYTALTPCFRSEAGSAGRDTRGMLRQHQFYKVELVSITDEASSLAEHERMTACAEEVLKRLGLPFRTVVLCTGDMGFGAQKTHDIEVWLPGQKAYREISSCSVCGDFQARRMDARYRPKPEEGQGKVQPRFVHTLNGSGVAVGRALIAVMENYQNEDGSVTIPEALRPYMGGLERIG; encoded by the coding sequence ATGCTCGACATCCGATGGATTCGCGAAAACCCCCAAGCCCTCACTGACGCGCTCGTCCGGCGCGGCTCGTCGGCCGGGCAGGCGCAGTCCGTCGTCGACGGCGTGATCGCCCGCGACGAGGCGCGCCGCTCCCATCTGACCGAGTTGCAGCAGAGCCAGGAGCGCCGCAATGCCGCCTCCAAGGAGATCGGCAACGCCATGCGCGCCGGCGACATGGCGCGTGCCGAGGCGCTGAAGGCCGAGGTCGGCACGATCAAGGAGTTCATCCAGAACGGCGAGGCGCGCGAGCGCGAACTCGACGAGGCGCTGAGGCAGGCGCTGGCCGTGCTGCCCAACGTGCCGCTGCCCGACGTGCCGGAGGGGCGCGACGAGCACGCCAACGTCGAACTGCGCCGCGTCGGCGCGCCGCGCCGGATGGACTGGGCCAAGGAGCACTGGGAACTCGGCGAGGCCATGGGCCTGATGGACTTCGAGCGCGCCGCCAAGCTGTCGGGCGCCCGCTTCACCGTGCTCAAGGGCCAGCTCGCCCGGCTGGAACGCGCGCTCGGCCAGTTCATGCTGGATCTGCACACGACGGAGCACGGCTACACGGAGGTGGTCCCGCCGTTGCTGGTGAAGGACGAGGCGCTTTTCGGCACCAACCAGCTGCCCAAGTTCGAGGAGGATCTGTTCTTCGCCAAGCACGGAGAGGCCCGCCTCGGCCTTATCCCCACCTCCGAAGTCCCCCTCACCAACCTCGTCCGCGAGGACATCCAGGACGTCGCCGACCTGCCCCTGCGCTACACCGCGCTCACCCCCTGCTTCCGCTCGGAGGCGGGTTCGGCCGGGCGCGACACGCGCGGCATGCTGCGCCAGCACCAGTTCTACAAGGTCGAGCTGGTCTCGATCACCGACGAGGCGTCGTCGCTGGCCGAGCACGAGCGCATGACCGCGTGTGCGGAGGAAGTCCTCAAGCGCCTCGGCCTGCCGTTCCGCACCGTCGTGCTCTGCACCGGCGACATGGGCTTCGGCGCGCAGAAGACGCACGACATCGAGGTCTGGCTGCCCGGCCAGAAGGCCTATCGCGAGATCTCGTCCTGCTCGGTCTGCGGCGATTTCCAGGCGCGGCGCATGGATGCGCGCTATCGGCCCAAGCCCGAGGAGGGTCAGGGCAAGGTCCAGCCGCGCTTCGTCCACACGCTGAACGGTTCCGGCGTCGCCGTCGGCCGCGCGCTGATCGCGGTGATGGAGAACTACCAGAACGAGGACGGCTCGGTCACGATTCCTGAAGCATTGCGCCCCTACATGGGCGGACTGGAACGGATCGGCTGA